The proteins below come from a single Juglans regia cultivar Chandler chromosome 12, Walnut 2.0, whole genome shotgun sequence genomic window:
- the LOC108998195 gene encoding pentatricopeptide repeat-containing protein At2g22410, mitochondrial-like, with protein sequence MSHNFQRTDTLGINSISEVLTQCPGIMFFTLKYSTVGSRLKHSLFHFHSLPTTFIHRFKSPIHQNLHHLLGKCSSMRELKLIHAQIILHGLTNENLTLGKLVSFCAIADTGDLEYARLVFNKAPEPNKFMYNSLIRGYSNGDDPMEAISLYRKMIGSGLSPNEFTLPFVLKACARKLACWEAVVVHGQAIKFGTGFQVCVQNALISVYVVCGSIGCARKMFDGISERTLVSWNLMIGGYSKMGFSKEAFLLFQEMRELGVGPDEFTLVSLLSLCSRVCDLDFGRFLHLYIEITGIEIDLIVRNALLDMCAKCGDLHAAKMVFDRMPNKNVVSWTSLVTAYAKHGLTLSAQKIFDNMPVKNVVSWNSMISSYVREGRCREALDLYLNMCDLRVVPDEATLVSILSACSQIGDLVMGKKIHNYICSNSSIHGVTLYNSLIDMYAKCGAPRIALDIFYKIPEKNTVSWNAIVGALALHGRGLEAIDLFEKMQACGVQPDEITFTGLLSACSHSGLIDLGRHYFHKMSSIYGLSPEIEHYACMVDLLGRGGLLEEAIRLIGGMPMKPDVVVWCALLGACRTYGNIEVGRQILKQLLVMEPYNSGLYVLLSNIYCEAERWEDVKKIRKLMDNCGIKKCRAISLIEIDGCVHEFLVDDKRHEIWSSIHSMLDQLTQHLKFSGYSFNISSAYLDVDEI encoded by the coding sequence ATGTCCCACAATTTTCAAAGAACTGATACGCTTGGCATCAACTCCATTTCAGAAGTTCTAACCCAATGCCCAGGTATCATGTTCTTCACTCTCAAATACTCGACCGTTGGTTCCCGCCTTAAGCATTCTTTGTTCCATTTCCACTCTCTACCCACCACTTTCATCCACAGATTCAAGTCCCCCATTCACCAAAACCTCCACCACCTCCTAGGGAAATGCTCATCCATGAGAGAACTCAAGCTAATCCATGCCCAAATCATCCTCCATGGCCTAACCAACGAGAACCTCACACTGGGAAAGTTAGTTTCTTTCTGCGCCATCGCCGACACCGGAGATCTCGAATATGCACGGCTCGTATTCAACAAAGCCCCAGAACCCAATAAGTTTATGTACAATAGTTTGATAAGGGGTTACTCAAATGGTGATGACCCAATGGAGGCAATTTCGCTCTACCGCAAAATGATTGGTTCGGGCCTTTCGCCAAACGAGTTTACCCTTCCCTTTGTTCTCAAGGCCTGTGCTCGAAAGTTGGCGTGTTGGGAAGCTGTAGTTGTTCATGGTCAAGCCATTAAATTCGGAACTGGTTTCCAAGTTTGTGTGCAAAATGCCCTTATCAGCGTGTATGTTGTTTGTGGGTCGATTGGGTGTGCCCGGAAAATGTTTGACGGTATTTCGGAAAGGACTTTAGTCTCGTGGAATTTGATGATTGGTGGTTATTCGAAAATGGGTTTTTCCAAGGAAGCTTTTTTATTGTTTCAGGAGATGAGAGAATTAGGGGTGGGGCCTGATGAGTTCACCTTAGTTAGTTTACTTTCTCTTTGTTCACGAGTTTGTGATTTggattttggaagatttttgcaTCTTTACATTGAGATTACAGGAATTGAGATTGATCTAATCGTGAGAAATGCTCTTCTGGATATGTGCGCTAAGTGTGGGGATTTGCATGCCGCGAAAATGGTTTTCGACCGAATGCCTAACAAAAATGTGGTCTCTTGGACTTCCCTTGTTACTGCATATGCTAAACATGGCCTCACTTTATCCGCTCAGAAAATCTTTGATAACATGCCAGTGAAAAATGTGGTTTCTTGGAATTCAATGATTTCGTCTTATGTCAGAGAAGGCCGTTGCAGGGAAGCTTTGGATCTTTATCTCAACATGTGTGATTTGAGGGTGGTGCCGGATGAGGCTACCTTAGTTAGCATACTCTCAGCCTGTAGCCAAATTGGTGATCTGGTCATGGGAAAGAAAATCCATAATTACATATGCAGTAACAGTTCAATACATGGGGTCACTCTATATAACTCCCTCATAGACATGTATGCAAAGTGTGGTGCCCCTAGAATTGCCTTGGATATCTTTTACAAGATTCCAGAAAAGAATACAGTGTCCTGGAATGCTATTGTTGGGGCCCTGGCACTCCATGGTCGTGGCTTAGAAGCTATAGACCTCTTTGAAAAGATGCAAGCATGTGGAGTTCAGCCTGATGAGATCACTTTCACTGGATTGCTTTCTGCTTGTAGTCACAGTGGTCTTATTGACTTGGGGAGAcattattttcacaaaatgaGTTCCATTTACGGGCTATCACCTGAAATTGAGCACTATGCTTGCATGGTTGATCTTCTTGGGAGAGGAGGGCTCTTAGAAGAAGCAATTAGGCTGATAGGAGGAATGCCAATGAAGCCGGATGTTGTGGTTTGGTGTGCCTTGCTCGGTGCTTGTAGGACCTATGGTAATATAGAGGTTGGGAGGCAAATCCTAAAGCAGCTTTTGGTGATGGAGCCATATAACTCGGGGCTTTACGTGCTTCTCTCAAACATATACTGTGAAGCTGAAAGATGGGAAGATGTGAAGAAGATAAGGAAACTAATGGATAACTGTGGGATCAAAAAGTGTAGAGCAATTAGCCTCATCGAGATTGATGGTTGTGTTCATGAGTTTCTGGTTGACGACAAGAGACATGAAATTTGGAGCAGTATACACTCCATGCTTGATCAATTAACACAACATTTGAAGTTTTCAGGATATTCATTCAATATTTCAAGTGCGTATTTGGATGTAGATGAAATATAG